A genomic segment from Conger conger chromosome 2, fConCon1.1, whole genome shotgun sequence encodes:
- the gpatch8 gene encoding G patch domain-containing protein 8 isoform X3 has product MGMGRMEMELDYAEDATEKRRVLEVEKEDTEELRQKYKDYAEKEKAIAKALEDLRANFYCELCDKQYQKHQEFDNHINSYDHAHKQRLKELKQREFARNVSSRSRRDERKQEKMLRRLHELAEQRKQQDCALGSGPMFKPTTVAVDGESNEECAQNPEGVPVSDCAGEGSPREENSLSNASSPKPSSAISAAVNQNSSSPSPTISLMPKVSVSFSLAKKAPVKLETAAAVFADQGEEAQAEESQEEEEATGTPSAASTENPAEEDTQQPDEGGSLASTLSKLKMMMKKDEGFSGQEPQYYHYMPPAHCRVKPKFQFLVFMKASDQSSDHEGEGTAATTTVNPTSKKGGSGEAEMEKKVDKADRTEAVEPATSVTGVKTEPAAEHPPAALPITTPEDCSQRAREPHTGPRLPTSPFFPVLSKDESTMLQWPTELLEFTQAQPSLSYSCNPLYFDFKLSRNRGARAGRATRSADPNAKPAKSEGAGPEGVKQELVQGVCGAEVPGPSAKSKASPTVKEGVTEGREEEKTPQKEKEKSSKKKKKKKKKKHKKSGKHSKRKEKEAAEGETETEVPGEKTKKKKKHKRKKSKTQAPEDKGGEEEDDAGAGAGASGAAEGSASGKRKRLKDEPQKPESEEREGGKGPQKSGPAEGHCSAKRHKPDPGTTASSASTSAQKRSSSGSGRGSRQASSESEDGGSSHRSHQNSTPRQKHRRYSEEDSERSRSRSSRRRGRGPSSRSQSYSSSSERSSVGSSRYSHRSRSYSDSYSDYSNGGRRSKRSSGSDYGRRGGTRRRGRRRRYTSSSSEADSSRSRSHGRRSRHRRHRRSSSRSSSSSSTPRSWRRSSYSRSHSSASRSSSSAKGSSSRRHNSSSGHRNFSHSRIYRSQSPRSSSHGPARKDSARNSNSSSSLHRGGGTGKAGLGGGGERNSLTARQLLERVQSRKGPDETVPGAKPGIKLKDPPQGYFGPKLPPTLGNKAMLPLFGKHPMGKKSPLLSLRRPEEVEKETPGKGAEAGAEVILVEPIREFPPPPPAPQPPQQLEDVTQKGVVQDTVQLPVPETQALPEPRMFERDPNMLVQPYPPEPGQEVPNSVLECLLPDMQHHVAQQHPMHPYPGYPHPGLEEEDMGMEEDDDSSLAPLESQPITFTPEEMEKYSKLQQAAQQHIQQQLLAKQVKSFPSAAAAAALPANLAPAPPPPALQQIHIQQPAASPSASSLTTMQHALLQHHAATAAAIGIHPHAQHPHPHQLAQVHHIPQHHLTPISLSPLGHSLGHSLGHSLIPAHHTAFLSGQPIHIIPASALHHTPLALHHVPHTALYPTLFAPRPNAAAAAAALHLHPLLHPIFSGQDLQHPPNHGS; this is encoded by the exons ATGGGAATGGGACGCATGGAGATGGAG TTGGACTATGCAGAGGATGCCACTGAGAAGCGCAGGGTTctggaggtggagaaggaggacACGGAGGAGCTGCGACAGAAATACAAG GATTATGctgagaaagagaaagccaTCGCCAAAGCTCTGGAGGACCTGAGGGCCAACTTCTACTGTGAGCTGTGTGACAAACAGTACCAGAAACATCAGGAGTTTGACAATCACATCAACTCCTACGACCACGCTCACAAGCAG AGGCTGAAGGAGCTGAAGCAGCGGGAGTTTGCCAGGAATGTGTCGTCGCGCTCGCGCAGGGAtgagaggaagcaggagaagatgCTGCGGCGGTTGCATGAGCTTGCGGAGCAGAGGAAGCAGCAGGACTG TGCACTTGGTAGTGGCCCCATGTTTAAGCCCACCACCGTGGCAGTCGACGGGGAGAGCAACGAGGAGTGTGCCCAAAACCCTGAGGGAGTGCCCGTCTCAGACTGCGCAGGAGAGGGGTCTCCGCGGGAGGAGAACTCCCTGTCCAACGCCTCGTCGCCTAAGCCGTCCTCGGCAATCAGCGCTGCTGTAAACCAGAacagctcctccccctcccccaccatttCTCTAATGCCCAAAGTCAGTGTGTCCTTCTCCTTGGCCAAGAAGGCTCCGGTCAAGCTGGAGACTGCAGCCGCCGTGTTTGCTGATCAGGGTGAGGAGGCCCAGGCAGAGGAGAGCCAAGAAGAAGAGGAGGCCACAGGGACCCCCAGTGCAGCCAGCACCGAGAACCCCGCAGAGGAGGACACGCAGCAGCCTGATGAGGGGGGATCCCTGGCCTCCACGCTCTCTAagctgaagatgatgatgaagaaggaTGAAGGCTTCTCTGGGCAGGAGCCTCAGTACTACCACTACATGCCCCCGGCCCACTGCCGGGTCAAGCCCAAATTCCAGTTCCTCGTGTTCATGAAGGCATCGGACCAGAGCAGCGACCATGAGGGCGAAGGGACAGCTGCCACTACCACGGTCAACCCCACAAGCAAGAAGGGTGGATCTGGGGAAGCCGAGATGGAGAAAAAGGTTGACAAGGCTGATCGAACTGAAGCCGTAGAGCCCGCGACTTCTGTGACTGGCGTGAAGACGGAACCTGCAGCCGAGCATCCTCCTGCCGCCCTGCCCATAACAACTCCAGAGGACTGCAGCCAGAGGGCACGTGAGCCCCACACAGGTCCCCGCCTTCCTACCAGCCCCTTCTTCCCTGTACTCAGTAAGGATGAAAGCACCATGCTTCAGTGGCCTACAGAGCTGCTGGAATTCACACAAGCTCAGCCCTCGCTCTCCTACAGCTGTAATCCCCTTTACTTTGACTTCAAGCTCTCCCGCAACAGAGGGGCTCGTGCCGGGAGGGCTACCCGCTCCGCAGATCCCAACGCCAAACCTGCCAAGTCCGAAGGGGCTGGTCCAGAAGGAGTCAAGCAAGAGCTTGTCCAAGGGGTGTGTGGAGCTGAGGTCCCGGGACCCAGCGCGAAGAGCAAAGCGAGCCCCACTGTGAAGGAAGGGgtcactgagggaagggaagaggagaagaccccacagaaagaaaaggaaaaaagcagcaaaaaaaagaaaaagaagaaaaaaaagaagcataagAAGTCCGGTAAGCATTCgaagaggaaagagaaagaggcagctgagggagagacagagacggaggtcccaggagaaaaaacaaagaagaagaaaaagcacAAGCGAAAGAAAAGTAAGACCCAAGCACCAGAGGacaagggaggagaggaggaggatgatgcGGGAGCGGGGGCCGGAGCTTCAGGAGCTGCGGAAGGGTCTGCTTCGGGGAAGAGGAAGCGGCTGAAGGATGAGCCACAAAAACCAGAGTctgaggagagggaaggagggaaaggCCCTCAGAAATCTGGCCCAGCAGAAGGACACTGCAGTGCCAAGCGGCACAAGCCTGACCCTGGAACCACAGCATCCAGCGCCTCCACCTCCGCCCAGAAACGCTCGAGCAGTGGGAGCGGTCGGGGCAGCAGGCAGGCCAGCAGCGAGAGTGAGGACGGGGGCTCCTCCCATCGCTCCCACCAAAACTCCACGCCCCGGCAGAAGCACAGGCGCTACAGCGAGGAGGACTCTGAGCGCTCCCGTAGCCGTTCCTCTCGCcgccgggggcggggcccctCCTCGCGCAGCCAGTCGTACTCCAGCAGCTCGGAGCGCTCCTCAGTGGGCAGCAGCCGCTACAGCCACCGCAGCCGCAGCTACAGTGACAGCTACAGCGACTACAGCAACGGCGGCCGGCGCTCCAAGCGTTCCTCCGGCTCGGATTACGGGCGGCGTGGCGGGACCCGGCGCAGAGGCCGGCGGCGGCGCTACACATCCTCGTCCTCGGAGGCGGACTCCAGCCGCTCGCGGAGCCACGGCCGGCGGAGCAGGCATCGGCGACACCGCCGCAGTAGCTCTCgcagctccagcagcagcagcacgcCGCGCTCCTGGAGGCGCAGCAGCTACAGCCGTAGCCACAGCTCGGCCAGCCGCTCCTCCAGCTCCGCCAAGGGCTCCTCCTCCCGCCGGCACAACAGCTCCAGCGGCCACCGCAACTTCAGCCACTCTCGCATCTACCGCTCGCAGTCGCCCCGCTCCTCCTCGCATGGCCCCGCGCGCAAGGACTCTGCGCGCAACAGCAATTCGTCATCCTCCCTGCACAGGGGTGGTGGGACAGGGAAGGCCGGTTTGGGTGGCGGAGGGGAACGTAACTCCCTAACTGCCAGGCAACTGCTCGAGAGGGTGCAGTCCCGCAAGGGTCCGGATGAGACTGTGCCTGGAGCGAAGCCAGGCATCAAGCTCAAGGACCCCCCACAGGGATACTTTGGGCCCAAGCTGCCCCCAACCTTGGGGAACAAAGCGATGCTGCCCCTGTTTGGGAAGCATCCAATGGGTAAGAAGTCCCCGCTTCTATCCCTGCGGAGGCcggaggaggtggagaaggagacCCCGGGCAAGGGCGCAGAGGCCGGGGCCGAGGTGATCCTCGTGGAGCCCATCCGGGAGTTCCCACCTCCCCCGCCCGCTCCTCAGCCCCCACAGCAACTTGAGGATGTGACGCAGAAGGGGGTGGTGCAGGACACGGTGCAGCTCCCCGTCCCTGAGACGCAGGCACTACCAGAGCCACGGATGTTTGAGCGGGACCCCAACATGCTGGTGCAACCGTACCCCCCTGAGCCCGGACAAGAGGTACCCAACTCAGTACTGGAGTGCCTCCTGCCTGACATGCAGCATCATGTGGCCCAGCAGCATCCCATGCACCCCTACCCTGGGTACCCGCACCCCGGCTTGGAGGAAGAAGACATGGGTATGGAGGAGGACGACGACTCTTCTTTGGCTCCTCTGGAGAGCCAGCCCATCACCTTCACCCCGGAGGAGATGGAGAAGTACAGTAAGCTTCAGCAGGCTGCCCAACAGCAcatccagcagcagctgctggcCAAGCAGGTCAAGAGCTTCCCGTCTGCGGCAGCCGCAGCGGCTCTCCCTGCCAACCTTGCTCCTGCGCCGCCCCCTCCCGCCCTGCAGCAGATCCACATCCAGCAGCCGGCCGCCTCTCCTTCGGCCAGCTCCCTCACCACCATGCAGCACGCCCTCCTGCAGCACCACGCGGCCACTGCGGCCGCCATCGGCATCCACCCCCACGCACAGCACCCGCACCCCCACCAGCTGGCCCAGGTGCACCACATCCCCCAGCACCACCTCACCCCCATCTCCCTTTCTCCACTCGGCCACTCTCTGGGCCACTCGCTGGGGCACTCACTCATTCCCGCTCACCACACTGCCTTCCTCTCCGGCCAGCCCATCCACATCATCCCTGCCTCTGCTCTCCACCACACCCCGCTGGCCCTGCATCACGTCCCGCACACGGCCCTCTACCCCACTCTCTTTGCGCCCCGGCCCAATGCCGCCgcagctgctgctgccctgCACTTGCACCCCCTGCTGCACCCCATTTTCTCGGGACAGGACCTCCAGCACCCCCCCAACCACGGCTCCTGA
- the gpatch8 gene encoding G patch domain-containing protein 8 isoform X4, with translation MSLQRLKELKQREFARNVSSRSRRDERKQEKMLRRLHELAEQRKQQDCALGSGPMFKPTTVAVDGESNEECAQNPEGVPVSDCAGEGSPREENSLSNASSPKPSSAISAAVNQNSSSPSPTISLMPKVSVSFSLAKKAPVKLETAAAVFADQGEEAQAEESQEEEEATGTPSAASTENPAEEDTQQPDEGGSLASTLSKLKMMMKKDEGFSGQEPQYYHYMPPAHCRVKPKFQFLVFMKASDQSSDHEGEGTAATTTVNPTSKKGGSGEAEMEKKVDKADRTEAVEPATSVTGVKTEPAAEHPPAALPITTPEDCSQRAREPHTGPRLPTSPFFPVLSKDESTMLQWPTELLEFTQAQPSLSYSCNPLYFDFKLSRNRGARAGRATRSADPNAKPAKSEGAGPEGVKQELVQGVCGAEVPGPSAKSKASPTVKEGVTEGREEEKTPQKEKEKSSKKKKKKKKKKHKKSGKHSKRKEKEAAEGETETEVPGEKTKKKKKHKRKKSKTQAPEDKGGEEEDDAGAGAGASGAAEGSASGKRKRLKDEPQKPESEEREGGKGPQKSGPAEGHCSAKRHKPDPGTTASSASTSAQKRSSSGSGRGSRQASSESEDGGSSHRSHQNSTPRQKHRRYSEEDSERSRSRSSRRRGRGPSSRSQSYSSSSERSSVGSSRYSHRSRSYSDSYSDYSNGGRRSKRSSGSDYGRRGGTRRRGRRRRYTSSSSEADSSRSRSHGRRSRHRRHRRSSSRSSSSSSTPRSWRRSSYSRSHSSASRSSSSAKGSSSRRHNSSSGHRNFSHSRIYRSQSPRSSSHGPARKDSARNSNSSSSLHRGGGTGKAGLGGGGERNSLTARQLLERVQSRKGPDETVPGAKPGIKLKDPPQGYFGPKLPPTLGNKAMLPLFGKHPMGKKSPLLSLRRPEEVEKETPGKGAEAGAEVILVEPIREFPPPPPAPQPPQQLEDVTQKGVVQDTVQLPVPETQALPEPRMFERDPNMLVQPYPPEPGQEVPNSVLECLLPDMQHHVAQQHPMHPYPGYPHPGLEEEDMGMEEDDDSSLAPLESQPITFTPEEMEKYSKLQQAAQQHIQQQLLAKQVKSFPSAAAAAALPANLAPAPPPPALQQIHIQQPAASPSASSLTTMQHALLQHHAATAAAIGIHPHAQHPHPHQLAQVHHIPQHHLTPISLSPLGHSLGHSLGHSLIPAHHTAFLSGQPIHIIPASALHHTPLALHHVPHTALYPTLFAPRPNAAAAAAALHLHPLLHPIFSGQDLQHPPNHGS, from the exons ATGTCCCTACAG AGGCTGAAGGAGCTGAAGCAGCGGGAGTTTGCCAGGAATGTGTCGTCGCGCTCGCGCAGGGAtgagaggaagcaggagaagatgCTGCGGCGGTTGCATGAGCTTGCGGAGCAGAGGAAGCAGCAGGACTG TGCACTTGGTAGTGGCCCCATGTTTAAGCCCACCACCGTGGCAGTCGACGGGGAGAGCAACGAGGAGTGTGCCCAAAACCCTGAGGGAGTGCCCGTCTCAGACTGCGCAGGAGAGGGGTCTCCGCGGGAGGAGAACTCCCTGTCCAACGCCTCGTCGCCTAAGCCGTCCTCGGCAATCAGCGCTGCTGTAAACCAGAacagctcctccccctcccccaccatttCTCTAATGCCCAAAGTCAGTGTGTCCTTCTCCTTGGCCAAGAAGGCTCCGGTCAAGCTGGAGACTGCAGCCGCCGTGTTTGCTGATCAGGGTGAGGAGGCCCAGGCAGAGGAGAGCCAAGAAGAAGAGGAGGCCACAGGGACCCCCAGTGCAGCCAGCACCGAGAACCCCGCAGAGGAGGACACGCAGCAGCCTGATGAGGGGGGATCCCTGGCCTCCACGCTCTCTAagctgaagatgatgatgaagaaggaTGAAGGCTTCTCTGGGCAGGAGCCTCAGTACTACCACTACATGCCCCCGGCCCACTGCCGGGTCAAGCCCAAATTCCAGTTCCTCGTGTTCATGAAGGCATCGGACCAGAGCAGCGACCATGAGGGCGAAGGGACAGCTGCCACTACCACGGTCAACCCCACAAGCAAGAAGGGTGGATCTGGGGAAGCCGAGATGGAGAAAAAGGTTGACAAGGCTGATCGAACTGAAGCCGTAGAGCCCGCGACTTCTGTGACTGGCGTGAAGACGGAACCTGCAGCCGAGCATCCTCCTGCCGCCCTGCCCATAACAACTCCAGAGGACTGCAGCCAGAGGGCACGTGAGCCCCACACAGGTCCCCGCCTTCCTACCAGCCCCTTCTTCCCTGTACTCAGTAAGGATGAAAGCACCATGCTTCAGTGGCCTACAGAGCTGCTGGAATTCACACAAGCTCAGCCCTCGCTCTCCTACAGCTGTAATCCCCTTTACTTTGACTTCAAGCTCTCCCGCAACAGAGGGGCTCGTGCCGGGAGGGCTACCCGCTCCGCAGATCCCAACGCCAAACCTGCCAAGTCCGAAGGGGCTGGTCCAGAAGGAGTCAAGCAAGAGCTTGTCCAAGGGGTGTGTGGAGCTGAGGTCCCGGGACCCAGCGCGAAGAGCAAAGCGAGCCCCACTGTGAAGGAAGGGgtcactgagggaagggaagaggagaagaccccacagaaagaaaaggaaaaaagcagcaaaaaaaagaaaaagaagaaaaaaaagaagcataagAAGTCCGGTAAGCATTCgaagaggaaagagaaagaggcagctgagggagagacagagacggaggtcccaggagaaaaaacaaagaagaagaaaaagcacAAGCGAAAGAAAAGTAAGACCCAAGCACCAGAGGacaagggaggagaggaggaggatgatgcGGGAGCGGGGGCCGGAGCTTCAGGAGCTGCGGAAGGGTCTGCTTCGGGGAAGAGGAAGCGGCTGAAGGATGAGCCACAAAAACCAGAGTctgaggagagggaaggagggaaaggCCCTCAGAAATCTGGCCCAGCAGAAGGACACTGCAGTGCCAAGCGGCACAAGCCTGACCCTGGAACCACAGCATCCAGCGCCTCCACCTCCGCCCAGAAACGCTCGAGCAGTGGGAGCGGTCGGGGCAGCAGGCAGGCCAGCAGCGAGAGTGAGGACGGGGGCTCCTCCCATCGCTCCCACCAAAACTCCACGCCCCGGCAGAAGCACAGGCGCTACAGCGAGGAGGACTCTGAGCGCTCCCGTAGCCGTTCCTCTCGCcgccgggggcggggcccctCCTCGCGCAGCCAGTCGTACTCCAGCAGCTCGGAGCGCTCCTCAGTGGGCAGCAGCCGCTACAGCCACCGCAGCCGCAGCTACAGTGACAGCTACAGCGACTACAGCAACGGCGGCCGGCGCTCCAAGCGTTCCTCCGGCTCGGATTACGGGCGGCGTGGCGGGACCCGGCGCAGAGGCCGGCGGCGGCGCTACACATCCTCGTCCTCGGAGGCGGACTCCAGCCGCTCGCGGAGCCACGGCCGGCGGAGCAGGCATCGGCGACACCGCCGCAGTAGCTCTCgcagctccagcagcagcagcacgcCGCGCTCCTGGAGGCGCAGCAGCTACAGCCGTAGCCACAGCTCGGCCAGCCGCTCCTCCAGCTCCGCCAAGGGCTCCTCCTCCCGCCGGCACAACAGCTCCAGCGGCCACCGCAACTTCAGCCACTCTCGCATCTACCGCTCGCAGTCGCCCCGCTCCTCCTCGCATGGCCCCGCGCGCAAGGACTCTGCGCGCAACAGCAATTCGTCATCCTCCCTGCACAGGGGTGGTGGGACAGGGAAGGCCGGTTTGGGTGGCGGAGGGGAACGTAACTCCCTAACTGCCAGGCAACTGCTCGAGAGGGTGCAGTCCCGCAAGGGTCCGGATGAGACTGTGCCTGGAGCGAAGCCAGGCATCAAGCTCAAGGACCCCCCACAGGGATACTTTGGGCCCAAGCTGCCCCCAACCTTGGGGAACAAAGCGATGCTGCCCCTGTTTGGGAAGCATCCAATGGGTAAGAAGTCCCCGCTTCTATCCCTGCGGAGGCcggaggaggtggagaaggagacCCCGGGCAAGGGCGCAGAGGCCGGGGCCGAGGTGATCCTCGTGGAGCCCATCCGGGAGTTCCCACCTCCCCCGCCCGCTCCTCAGCCCCCACAGCAACTTGAGGATGTGACGCAGAAGGGGGTGGTGCAGGACACGGTGCAGCTCCCCGTCCCTGAGACGCAGGCACTACCAGAGCCACGGATGTTTGAGCGGGACCCCAACATGCTGGTGCAACCGTACCCCCCTGAGCCCGGACAAGAGGTACCCAACTCAGTACTGGAGTGCCTCCTGCCTGACATGCAGCATCATGTGGCCCAGCAGCATCCCATGCACCCCTACCCTGGGTACCCGCACCCCGGCTTGGAGGAAGAAGACATGGGTATGGAGGAGGACGACGACTCTTCTTTGGCTCCTCTGGAGAGCCAGCCCATCACCTTCACCCCGGAGGAGATGGAGAAGTACAGTAAGCTTCAGCAGGCTGCCCAACAGCAcatccagcagcagctgctggcCAAGCAGGTCAAGAGCTTCCCGTCTGCGGCAGCCGCAGCGGCTCTCCCTGCCAACCTTGCTCCTGCGCCGCCCCCTCCCGCCCTGCAGCAGATCCACATCCAGCAGCCGGCCGCCTCTCCTTCGGCCAGCTCCCTCACCACCATGCAGCACGCCCTCCTGCAGCACCACGCGGCCACTGCGGCCGCCATCGGCATCCACCCCCACGCACAGCACCCGCACCCCCACCAGCTGGCCCAGGTGCACCACATCCCCCAGCACCACCTCACCCCCATCTCCCTTTCTCCACTCGGCCACTCTCTGGGCCACTCGCTGGGGCACTCACTCATTCCCGCTCACCACACTGCCTTCCTCTCCGGCCAGCCCATCCACATCATCCCTGCCTCTGCTCTCCACCACACCCCGCTGGCCCTGCATCACGTCCCGCACACGGCCCTCTACCCCACTCTCTTTGCGCCCCGGCCCAATGCCGCCgcagctgctgctgccctgCACTTGCACCCCCTGCTGCACCCCATTTTCTCGGGACAGGACCTCCAGCACCCCCCCAACCACGGCTCCTGA